The window CTCCAACGGCGGCGACGCCTACTACGTCCAGGACGGCGACATGTACAGCTCCTACGTGCTGTTGAAGTCCATCCGCAACAACATCGAGTGGGGCGTCCTGCACGGCGACGGCGGTGGGGACGAGAAGCAGTTGGCGGCGGCGGCGGAGGGGCAAGACGACGTGGACGTTGACCTGGAGAAACAGTTTCATTTCCACCTGAAGGGACTCCACACGGTTCTGTCCAAGCTGACGTGTAAGGCCGACACGCTCACCAGCCGCTACAAGGAGGAAATCTCtccgttaaaaaaaactctccattAATCGGGTCGTTTTGGTGTCAAAACAGTCTTCTTCCAACTcgttttagtgtgtatagagcagcatatctccaccagactcc of the Etheostoma cragini isolate CJK2018 unplaced genomic scaffold, CSU_Ecrag_1.0 ScbMSFa_2713, whole genome shotgun sequence genome contains:
- the LOC117940535 gene encoding mid1-interacting protein 1-B-like gives rise to the protein MMQISEPYNPKNSLFNTMNRFIGAVNNMDQTVMVPSLLRDVEDVKTGAEGASNGGDAYYVQDGDMYSSYVLLKSIRNNIEWGVLHGDGGGDEKQLAAAAEGQDDVDVDLEKQFHFHLKGLHTVLSKLTCKADTLTSRYKEEISPLKKTLH